In the genome of Nymphaea colorata isolate Beijing-Zhang1983 chromosome 9, ASM883128v2, whole genome shotgun sequence, one region contains:
- the LOC116259993 gene encoding xyloglucan endotransglucosylase/hydrolase 2-like, giving the protein MAASGHHSSVVLVLLVLTTIFSFGGAATPLIQNVNVTAGRPVIRNGGNVIDLVLDQSSASGFQSKQEFLFARVDMQIKLPAGDSAGTVTTFYMSSQGTNHDEIDLEFLGNETGQPYVLHTNIYAQGKGNKEMQFYLWFDPAAAYHTYSILWNPRYIIFYVDRRPIRVFTNKQALGIPFPTNQTMRVYASLWNADDWATQGGRVKTNWTNAPFIASYANFRATPCPSTSTSPLCGPQPATSSSASPSGVQVPEVDNWTKRMTRLLQKNFMIYNYCNDVNRFPQGLPQECLTEK; this is encoded by the exons ATGGCTGCTTCCGGTCATCATTCATCTGTGGTGCTTGTGTTGTTAGTCTTGACCACCATCTTTTCTTTTGGTGGTGCTGCTACTCCTTTGATACAAAATGTCAATGTTACTGCTGGAAGGCCAGTCATAAGGAACGGGGGCAATGTCATTGATCTTGTGCTGGACCAATCCTCAG CATCCGGCTTCCAATCGAAGCAAGAATTCTTGTTCGCTCGGGTCGATATGCAGATCAAGTTACCGGCCGGTGATTCCGCAGGAACAGTGACTACCTTTTAC ATGTCATCACAAGGCACTAATCACGACGAGATCGATTTGGAGTTCCTTGGCAACGAGACAGGACAGCCTTATGTTCTTCACACAAATATCTATGCGCAGGGCAAGGGGAACAAGGAAATGCAGTTCTACCTCTGGTTCGATCCTGCTGCTGCATACCACACCTACTCCATCCTCTGGAACCCACGATACATTAT ATTCTATGTGGACAGAAGGCCAATCAGGGTCTTTACCAACAAGCAGGCACTAGGCATTCCCTTCCCCACAAATCAAACGATGAGGGTCTATGCAAGCTTATGGAATGCAGATGACTGGGCTACACAGGGAGGGAGAGTGAAGACCAACTGGACCAACGCTCCCTTCATCGCTTCTTACGCGAACTTCCGGGCAACTCCATGCCCTTCAACTTCTACGTCACCACTCTGTGGGCCGCAGCCGGCGACATCCTCCTCTGCCTCGCCTTCTGGCGTCCAAGTCCCTGAAGTTGATAACTGGACCAAGAGGATGACCAGGCTTTTGCAGAAGAATTTCATGATCTACAACTACTGCAATGATGTCAACCGCTTTCCCCAGGGCCTACCTCAAGAGTGTCTCACTGAGAAGTAG
- the LOC116259994 gene encoding dihydrofolate reductase-like, with translation MDVGRQEEQVVVEKKGKKKPRVLCLHGFRTSGAIMNKQIHKWPDSLVDKFDLVFLDAPFPAEGKSDVEHIFPPPYYEWFQFNEKFTEYRNFDECLAYIEDFMVENGPFDGFMGFSQGAILSAALPGLQAKGYCLKKVPKIQFVVIISGAKFAKADVAELAYSTKIDRPSIHFLGETDFLRPHGEVLLECYENPKIIRHPVGHTVPRLDEKAQKVMLDFIESI, from the exons ATGGACGTGGGGAGGCAGGAGGAGCAGGTGGTGgtggagaaaaaggggaagaagaaaccGAGGGTGTTGTGCCTCCATGGATTCCGAACCAGTGGTGCCATCATGAATAAGCAGATCCATAAGTGGCCCGATAGCCTCGTGGACAAGTTCGATCTCGTCTTCCTCGACGCGCCCTTCCCTGCCGAAGGCAAATCCGACGTCGAGCACATCTTCCCCCCTCCCTACTACGAATGGTTCCAATTCAACGAG AAATTTACGGAGTATAGGAATTTCGACGAGTGCCTTGCCTACATAGAGGACTTCATGGTCGAGAACGGGCCCTTTGACGGGTTCATGGGTTTCTCTCAG GGTGCAATCCTCTCAGCTGCTCTGCCAGGCCTGCAAGCAAAG GGGTATTGCCTGAAGAAGGTGCCCAAGATACAGTTCGTGGTGATCATCTCAGGGGCGAAGTTTGCCAAGGCAGATGTGGCGGAACTCGCCTACTCCACAAAGATTGACCGCCCTTCCATCCATTTTCTTG GGGAGACGGACTTCCTGAGGCCACACGGAGAGGTGTTGCTGGAATGCTATGAGAACCCGAAGATCATTCGTCACCCCGTGGGACACACTGTCCCTAGACTCG atgaGAAAGCACAGAAGGTTATGCTGGATTTCATAGAGAGCATATGA